From Micromonospora echinaurantiaca:
GGTCGAGCAGGCTGCGCGCCGAGAGGTTCACCGAGATCGGGATCTCCAGCCCCTCGCGGGCCCAGCCGGCGGCCACCGAGAGCGCCTTGTCCAGCACGTAGCGGGTGAACGTGCCCAGCTGCTCGCTGTTCTCCACCGGCCGGATGAAGTCGTGCGGGCCGAGCCAGCCGCGGCGCGGGTGCCGCCAGCGGATCAGCGCCTCCACCCCGGTCGGCGCTCCGCTGGCCAGGTCCACCGCCGGCTGCAGCGCCAGCACCAGCTGGTCGTCGGCGGCCAGCGCCTCGCGCAGCTCGGCCAGCAGGGCCAGCTGGTCGGTGCTGGCCGCGTCCCGCGCCGAGTCGTACGCGGCGACGTTGCCGCCGCCCTCCTTGGCCTGGTACATGGCGATGTCGGCGCGGCGCAGCAGCTCGGTCAGGTCGGCGGTGCCGGCGTCGGCGACCACCACCCCGACGGAGACCTCCACGGACATCCGCACCCCGGCCACCTCGGTCGGCGCGGCCAGCCGCTCGGCGATCTCGCGGGCCTGGCGCAGCGCGTACGCCATCGGGGCCGTCCGGCCGCCGAGCACCGGGACTGAGGTGAGCAGCAGCGCGAACTCGTCGCCGCCGAGCCGCCCGAGCAGGTCGCCGGAGCGGGCCAGGGTGCCCAGCCGGCTGGCGGTCAGCCGCAGCAGCTGGTCGCCGGCCGCGTGCCCGAGGGTGTCATTGACCTCCTTGAACTGGTTGATGTCCAGCAGCAGCAGGGCCACCGGGTGGTCGTGCGCGAGCTGCCGCAGCGCCTGGTCGCCCTTGCTGAGCATGGCCGCCCGGTTGACCAGGCCGGTGAGCTGGTCGTGCACCGCCTCGTACGACGAGCGGGCGGTGACCAGCCGCAGCTCCCGGTGGGTCGCGGCGTCGTGCAGCGCGGCGGCGAGAGCGTCACCGAAGGCGGCCACCGCGTCGTGTTCCCGGGCGCTCGGCGGTGCCGACCGGGGGAACCGGACCCGCAGTTCGCCGACCCGGGCGGTGCCCACGGTCAGGGTGCGGACCAGCTCGTGCTCGTCGGGCTCGGCCCGCCCGGGCGGGCCGACCTCGCGGTCGACCACCTGGCCGGCGGCGTCGGCCCGGTAGCGGCGCCACCGTCCGTCGCCCCGGGCCACGTCGACGTCGACCAGCTCGGCGTTGAACAGGGTCACGGCGCCGGTCACCGCCGCGGTGGCCACCCCCCGCTCGTCGAGCTGGTTGAGCGCGGCGGTGGCGTCGGCGAACGCCCGCCAGGTACGCCGCTCCTGGTCGGCCCGGAGGCGGTGCCGGTAGGTCTGCTGAAGCAGCCAGAGCGGCGGCGGGAGCAGCAGCAGCCAGTGCGCGTCGAGTTCCAGCAGGGTCACCACGGTCAGGCCGACGGCGACGTTGCCGACGAACATCAGCAGCTTGCCGCGGAGCGCGGCGAGCAGCGGCGGCCCGATCGGCACCCCGTGCCGCAGCGCCAGGGTGACCCCGCCCAGCCATGCGCTGGCGAACAGGTAGGTGACCGAGCCGGCGACCACGGCGAGGGCGAGCGCCGGGGTCGGCGCGGCCAGCAGCGGCTGGCCCAGCGCGGTGGTGACCGACACGGCGAGCGCGGTGGCGGCGGTGAGCGACACCGCGATGCGGACCACCTCGAGGGCGCTGCGACGTTCGCCGAACAGCGAGATCACCGACCAGGCCAGCCCGGCGCCGAGCAGGGTGGCCGCGGGCAGCCAGCCGCCCGGCACCAGGTAGAGGCAGATGATCAGCGCGGCCTCGCCCCAGGTGATGCTGACCATGCCGGTGGCGGCGCGGAACCGCAGGCGGGCCAGCTGGGCGAGGGCGAGGACGGCGACCGCGACGCCGAACCGGGCCGGGCCGCCGAGCGGGTCATCGGCCGGCAGCCGGGCCGGCAGGGTCAGCCCCACCGTGGCGGCGACCAGCGCGGTGACCGCGACCGCGGCGGTGAGCAGGAGCACCCGTGGCGGCGTGTCGCGCAACCCGAGCCGGTCGAACTCCGTACCGGCCCGATCGGAGGTCACCGACCCCCTCCCGTCCACCGGCGGAGGGTACGGCGGGCGGCCGCGACTGTGACGGTCATCGGCGCCCCCTCCCGCGCACGGCTCGGGGACGCGTGGTCCCCCCGGCGGAAGGCTAAGCCAAACCCGGTGGCCGCAACAGGGGGCGACGACCCGGTTCGGCGTGAATCATGCCGGGACTAGCCGTTGCGCTCCTGCTGACGCCCGTTGGGAGCGTTCGCGGATGAATCCTGCGCGGCGGTCCCGTCTGTCGGATCGGCGACTGCGGCGTCCGCCCGACCCGGCTCGCCCGACTGCGCCTGCCCGGGGAACCGGTCCGGCAGCCGGCGCAGCCGGGAGTTCATGTTGCGGATCAGCAGAACGGTGGCGGTGCCCAGCAGCAGGATGAGGAGGAGGCCCATCGGGCCGGCCAGGCCACCCGTGCGGGTGTCCCCGAAGTTGTTCTGGGCGAGCACCTGGGCAGCGGTCAGCATGGCGTTCCTCCGATGTGCGACTGGCACCCAGCGTAACGCCGGGCCGGATCAGCGGGCATGCGCCGTCTCGCGCACGCCGGCGAAGAGGTCCGACTCGGGCAGCGGGCTGTCGACCATCGACCGGGCGAGCTGGAAGTCCTCGGTGGGCCAGGCACGGCGCTGGAGCTCCATCGGCACCTGGAACCAGAAGCCGTCCGGGTCGACCTGGGTGGCGTGGGCGCGCAGGGCGTCGTCGCGGACCGGGAAGTATTCGGCGCACTCGACCCGGGTGGTGATCCGGCTGCCCTTGTCGGGCCGGTCCTCCCAGCGCTCCAGCCACTCCTGGTAGGGCGACTCCAGGCCGGCGGCGAGCATCGCCTCGTGCAGGGCCATGATCTTGCCCTTGGAGAAGCCGACGTCGTAGTAGAGCTTGAGCGGCTGCCACGGCGCGCCGAGTTCCGGGTAGCGCTCCGGGTCGCCGGCCGCCTCGAAGGCCGCCACGCTGACCTTGTGGCACATGATGTGGTCGGGGTGCGGGTAGCCGCCCTCCTCGTCGTACGTGGTGACGACGTGCGGACGGAACTCGCGCATCAGGCGCACCAGCGGCCCGGCGGCCACCTCGACGTCCTGCAGGGCGAAGCAGCCCTCGGGCAGCGGCGGCAGCGGGTCGCCCTCGGGCAGCCCCGAGTCGACGAAGCCCAGCCAGGCCTGCTCGATGCCGAGGATCGCCCGGGCGGCGTCCATCTCGGCGCGGCGGATCTCGCCGATGTTGGCCCAGACGTCCGGCCGGTCGAGCTTCGGGTTGAGCACGCTGCCGCGCTCACCGCCGGTGCACGTCACGACCAGGACGTCCACCCCCTCGGCGACGTACTTCGCCATGGTC
This genomic window contains:
- a CDS encoding putative bifunctional diguanylate cyclase/phosphodiesterase, whose amino-acid sequence is MRDTPPRVLLLTAAVAVTALVAATVGLTLPARLPADDPLGGPARFGVAVAVLALAQLARLRFRAATGMVSITWGEAALIICLYLVPGGWLPAATLLGAGLAWSVISLFGERRSALEVVRIAVSLTAATALAVSVTTALGQPLLAAPTPALALAVVAGSVTYLFASAWLGGVTLALRHGVPIGPPLLAALRGKLLMFVGNVAVGLTVVTLLELDAHWLLLLPPPLWLLQQTYRHRLRADQERRTWRAFADATAALNQLDERGVATAAVTGAVTLFNAELVDVDVARGDGRWRRYRADAAGQVVDREVGPPGRAEPDEHELVRTLTVGTARVGELRVRFPRSAPPSAREHDAVAAFGDALAAALHDAATHRELRLVTARSSYEAVHDQLTGLVNRAAMLSKGDQALRQLAHDHPVALLLLDINQFKEVNDTLGHAAGDQLLRLTASRLGTLARSGDLLGRLGGDEFALLLTSVPVLGGRTAPMAYALRQAREIAERLAAPTEVAGVRMSVEVSVGVVVADAGTADLTELLRRADIAMYQAKEGGGNVAAYDSARDAASTDQLALLAELREALAADDQLVLALQPAVDLASGAPTGVEALIRWRHPRRGWLGPHDFIRPVENSEQLGTFTRYVLDKALSVAAGWAREGLEIPISVNLSARSLLDPRLPAEIADALRRHQVPPHRLVLEITETVVMSELEVIDEVLATLRSMGVQLAVDDFGTGFSSLTFLTRIAVDELKVDRSFVIRMADSPEAAAIVRTTVGLAHELGLRVVAEGVETAEQRIALAELGCTAAQGYHFFKPMPADKIGAVLGTLLDEARPNVFPLRADDAS
- the mca gene encoding mycothiol conjugate amidase Mca, with protein sequence MAEQLRLMAVHAHPDDESSKGAATMAKYVAEGVDVLVVTCTGGERGSVLNPKLDRPDVWANIGEIRRAEMDAARAILGIEQAWLGFVDSGLPEGDPLPPLPEGCFALQDVEVAAGPLVRLMREFRPHVVTTYDEEGGYPHPDHIMCHKVSVAAFEAAGDPERYPELGAPWQPLKLYYDVGFSKGKIMALHEAMLAAGLESPYQEWLERWEDRPDKGSRITTRVECAEYFPVRDDALRAHATQVDPDGFWFQVPMELQRRAWPTEDFQLARSMVDSPLPESDLFAGVRETAHAR